DNA from Candidatus Methylomirabilis limnetica:
TCCGACACCTACCAAGGTCCGGGTGCCGAGTGCCCTCTATCTCAGAATTGTAGGAGCGTCTCATGTTTATCAGGCATGCTCCAGACATTGCACCGTCAGAGATTACGGACTATCAGCTCTACCTCAACCGGCGGTCGTTTCTGATCGGAATAGCGGCCTTGGCGCTGGCCCCGACTAGATCGGCTCTGGCGGCTCCGCCAGCCGGCGAATCTCTCCCTGCCGCCCGCAACGAGCAGTTCACCCTCAAGGATCCCCTGACCCCCCTTGAAAGCATCACTTCCTACAATAACTTTTATGAAATGGGTCCGAATAAGGACGATCCGGCACGGCTGGCGCATCTGCTCAAGCCGCGCCCCTGGACGGTTCAGATCGATGGCCACGTGGCACGCCCCAGGCGCTACGACGTTGAGGAGCTGATGCGACTGTTCCCGCTGGAAGAGCGGGTATATCGCCTCCGCTGTGTCGAGGGGTGGTCGATGGTGATCCCATGGATCGGCTACCCGCTCGCTTCTCTCATCAAGCTGGTAGAACCGACGAGCAAGGCCAGGTTCGTAGAGTTCACCACACTCCACGATCCTGCGCAGTTCCCTGGGCAGCGCAAAAGCCTTTTCAACCTCTCCTCAATCGAGTGGCCATACGTGGAGGGGTTGCGGCTGGATGAGGCGCTCCACCCGCTCACGCTGCTCACATTCGGGCTGTACGGTCAGGTGTTGCCCAACCAGGACGGCGCCCCCATTCGCATCGTCGAGCCATGGAAGTACGGGTTCAAGAGCGCAAAGTCGATCGTGCGAATCCGCTTCGTGAGTGAGCAACCGAAGACAGCGTGGGAAAAGGCGACTCCAAAGGAATACGGGTTCTACTCGAACGTCAACCCTGCCGTTGATCATCCACGCTGGAGCCAGGCGACTGAGAGACGCATCGGAGAGTTTCGACGGCGAAAGACGCTGATGTTCAACGGCTATGCAGACCAGGTCGCGGCGCTGTATGCCGGAATGGACCTGCAACGGAACTTCTAATCCCGTGTCCAGACGAGCTCGCACCAGACTGAAGAGCGCAGTGTGGGGCGTTGCGCTATTACCCCTACTGCTTCTCCTGTATCGGTTCCTTACCGATCGGCTCGGCCCCAATCCGATCTCGTACGCCACTAACCTGCTCGGCGACACCACGCTCCGACTGCTGCTCGCCAGCCTTGCCCTGACGCCCCTTCGTATTCTGTTTGGGATCGCGTGGCAAATGAGCCTGCGGCGTCTGCTGGGATTGTTCGCGTTCTTCTACGTCTGTCTCCACTTCACCGTCTGGATCGCGGTAGACCACTTCTTCGACTGGGGGCAGCTCGCAGCCGACATCGTCAAGCGGCCCTACATCACCGTTGGCATGCTCGCCCTGACGCTACTGGTGCCGCTTGCCGGCACTTCCACATCAGGAATGGTGAAGCGTCTGGGGGGCAAGAACTGGCGGCGACTGCACAGGCTGGTCTACGTCATCGGTCTGCTCGCCGTGCTGCATTACCTGTGGCTGGCCAAGAAGGGCGTGAACGACCCGTATCTCTACGCCGGGGTGCTGGCCGTCCTGCTGAGCATTCGCCTGTGGGACTTGGCTCGACGCAAAGCTTGGTTGGGCTTTCCGACATGGCGTCGTGGAGGGAATTCTCCGACAAGGACCGCCAATGAAATGCGTGGAACGTCTACTTAGGCCCGCTGAAACTCGGCCGGCTCCATGAACGACATATGCGGATCGAGGATGGATATGGTAGGTGAACACGCCACAAGGTGTCACCCTTGTCCCCGGACTGTTTTGTTACCTATCTCCCCGACCGCTCAGGCATCCCAAATCAATGAGCCTCAGCGTAGACCTTGACTTCTCTCTCAAGACGGTCACCTAGCTCATCCTCCTCGACATCAAGGTCATACTGAGCCTGGAGCCCGATCCAGAACTCAGGTGATGTGACAAAGTAGCGGGCCAGACGCAGGGCCGTATTGGCCGTCACGCTCCGCTTTCCCAAGGTGATCTCATTGATGCGGCGTGGATCAACTCCAATATCGAGAGCCAGCCGATGCTGACTGAGACCCAGCGGCTTTAGGAACTCCTCCTGCAGGACTTCTCCGGGGTGGATAGGTGCCATCTTCTGTTTTGCCATCCGATGTAACTCCTCGTGATAGTCCGTGATCTCCACCTCAAAAGCATCGCTACCTCGCCAGGCGAAGCAAATCCGCCATTGATCATTGATACGGATCGAATGCTGCCATGTGCGATTGCCTTTGAGCTTTTCCAAACGATTCCCGGGAGGGGACAGAAGATCTTGCAATGTAGCTCTTGTCAAGGAGGGCTGAGGCGTCTTAGGCGGCTTCGTCTGAAACGCGCGTGATACGTCGCGGTCCACGAGACGTAACCCTTCGCCCCGCTTGGGTCTGATGGGCGCGTAACATCTCACACAGTTTGTGAAGGTCGTAGTCGA
Protein-coding regions in this window:
- the msrP gene encoding protein-methionine-sulfoxide reductase catalytic subunit MsrP translates to MFIRHAPDIAPSEITDYQLYLNRRSFLIGIAALALAPTRSALAAPPAGESLPAARNEQFTLKDPLTPLESITSYNNFYEMGPNKDDPARLAHLLKPRPWTVQIDGHVARPRRYDVEELMRLFPLEERVYRLRCVEGWSMVIPWIGYPLASLIKLVEPTSKARFVEFTTLHDPAQFPGQRKSLFNLSSIEWPYVEGLRLDEALHPLTLLTFGLYGQVLPNQDGAPIRIVEPWKYGFKSAKSIVRIRFVSEQPKTAWEKATPKEYGFYSNVNPAVDHPRWSQATERRIGEFRRRKTLMFNGYADQVAALYAGMDLQRNF
- a CDS encoding protein-methionine-sulfoxide reductase heme-binding subunit MsrQ: MPEWTCNGTSNPVSRRARTRLKSAVWGVALLPLLLLLYRFLTDRLGPNPISYATNLLGDTTLRLLLASLALTPLRILFGIAWQMSLRRLLGLFAFFYVCLHFTVWIAVDHFFDWGQLAADIVKRPYITVGMLALTLLVPLAGTSTSGMVKRLGGKNWRRLHRLVYVIGLLAVLHYLWLAKKGVNDPYLYAGVLAVLLSIRLWDLARRKAWLGFPTWRRGGNSPTRTANEMRGTST
- a CDS encoding HigA family addiction module antitoxin encodes the protein MAKQKMAPIHPGEVLQEEFLKPLGLSQHRLALDIGVDPRRINEITLGKRSVTANTALRLARYFVTSPEFWIGLQAQYDLDVEEDELGDRLEREVKVYAEAH